Proteins co-encoded in one Euleptes europaea isolate rEulEur1 chromosome 1, rEulEur1.hap1, whole genome shotgun sequence genomic window:
- the LOC130490484 gene encoding zinc finger protein 345-like, whose product MEEEDAESPGTGQRARKGSHPIQAGSGVEFWGKAVPEILAQDTVISDEHCQRFRHFCYHEADGPREMWRPSVTIKANFSEAEGASSEDGQRVQVQECAQDAPSPGGPRALACTGLLISWLKVEDAPRSITASHHPTRRRGGAHPAAPTQPPPPVLYWCNEAYAAMLRPPPPVLAAASSPGCTLRPLQPAGWCEAAAYYKYRSQLLVHKRIHTKEKPFECSECGKKFTVSFSLQIHLRTHTGEKPFECSECGKRYSSSSSLQQHKRTHTGEKPFECSKCRKKFISSGHLHRHKRTHTGEKPFECSECGKRFISNYRLHHHKRTHTGEKPVECSECGKRFISGSHLHRHKRTHTGEKPFECSECRKRYTSNSSLQTHLRTHTGEKPFECSECGKRFISSGHLHRHERTHTGMKPFECSECGKKFIQSSDLQRHQRTHTGEKPFECSVCGKRFSSNNYLHQHQRTHTGEKPFECSECGKRFNSNTYLHQHQRTHTGEKPFECSVCGKRFNSNTYLHQHQRTHTGEKPFECSDCGKRFSQRLLVHKKIHTKEKPFECSECGKKFTVSSSLQIHLRTHTGEKPFECSECGKRFISSGHLHRHKRTHTGEKPVECSEYGKRFISGSHLHRHKRTHTGEKPFECSECRKKFNQGSDLQKHLRMHTGQKPFECSECGKRFISSGHLHRHKRTHTGEKPFECSECGKKFFQSSDLQRHQRTHTGEKPFECSVCGKRFSSNNYLHQHQRTHTGEKPFECSECGKRFNSNTYLHQHQRTHTGEKPFECSDCGKRFSQRFSLRMHLRTHKRGNCMTA is encoded by the exons atggaagaggaGGATGCAGAATCTCCTGGAACTGGCCAAAGAGCAAGGAAAGGCTCCCATCCCATCCAGGCTGGGAGTGGTGTTGAATTCTGGGGGAAAGCTGTGCCAGAAATCCTGGCTCAGGACACTGTGATCTCAGATGAACATTGCCAGCGTTTCCGGCACTTCTGCTACCATGAGGctgatgggccccgagag ATGTGGCGACCCTCTGTAACGATAAAAGCTAACTTCTCTGAGGCGGAAGGAGCTTCGTCAGAGGACGGACAGAGGGTGCAGGTCCAGGAGTGTGCCCAAGATGCCCCCTCACCTG GCGGGCCACGCGCCCTGGCGTGCACCGGTCTCCTTATCTCATGGCTGAAGGTGGAAGACGCGCCTCGCTCCATTACCGCTTCACACCATCCCACCCGCCGGAGAGGAGGTGCCCACCCAGCTGCGCCCACCCAGCCACCTCCCCCCGTCCTTTACTGGTGCAATGAGGCCTATGCGGCCATGCTGCGCCCACCTCCCCCCGTCCTGGCAGCTGCTTCTAGCCCGGGCTGCACCTTGCGTCCTCTCCAGCCAGCGGGATGGTGTGAAGCAGCGGCG TACTACAAATAtagatcacagctccttgtgcacaaAAGAATACACACAAAGGAAAAACCCTTTGAGtgttcagaatgtggaaagaaattcactgTGAGTTTCAGTCTCCAAATACAtctaaggacccacacaggggagaaacctttcgaatgctcagagtgtggaaagagatacaGTTCCAGTTCCAGCCTTCAGCAACATaagagaacccacactggggaaaaaccatttgaatgctcaaagtGTAGAAAGAAATTCATTTCAAGTGGCCATCTTCACCGCCATaaaagaacccatacaggggagaaaccttttgaatgctcagagtgtggaaagagattcatttcAAATTACCGTCTTCACCACCATaaaagaacccatacaggggagaaaccagttgaatgctcagagtgtggaaagagattcatttcAGGTAGCCATCTTCACCGCCataaaagaacccacacaggggagaaaccatttgaatgctcagagtgtagaaAGAGATACACTAGCAATTCCAGTCTTCAaacgcatctaagaacccacacaggggagaaaccttttgaatgctcagagtgtggaaagagattcatttcAAGTGGCCATCTTCACCGCcatgaaagaacccacacagggatgaaaccgtttgaatgctcagaatgtggaaagaaattcattcAGAGTTctgatcttcaaaggcatcaaagaacccacacag gggagaaaccatttgaatgctcagtctgtggaaagagattcagttcaaATAACTATCTTcaccagcatcaaagaacccacacaggagagaaaccttttgaatgctcagaatgtggaaaaagATTCAATTCAAATACGTATCTTcaccagcatcaaagaacccacacaggggagaaaccgtttgaatgctcagtatgtggaaagagattcaattcAAATACCTATCTTcaccagcatcaaagaacccacacaggagagaaaccttttgaatgttcagactgtggaaagagattcagtcagcgt ctccttgtgcacaaaaaaatacacacaaaggAAAAACCCTTTGAGtgttcagaatgtggaaagaaattcactgTGAGTTCCAGTCTCCAAATACAtctaaggacccacacaggggagaaaccttttgaatgctcagagtgtggaaagagattcatttcAAGTGGCCATCTTCACCGCCATaaaagaacccatacaggggagaaaccagtTGAATGCTCAGAGTATGGAAAGAGATTCATTTCAGGTAGCCATCTTCACCGCCataaaagaacccacacaggggagaaaccatttgaatgctcagagtgtagaaAGAAATTCAATCAGGGTAgtgatcttcaaaagcatctaagaatgCACACAGggcagaaaccttttgaatgctcagagtgtggaaagagattcatttcAAGTGGCCATCTTCACCGCCataaaagaacccacacaggggagaaaccgtttgaatgctcagagtgtggaaagaaattcttTCAGAGTTctgatcttcaaaggcatcaacgaacccacacag gggagaaaccgtttgaatgctcagtctgtggaaagagattcagttcaaATAACTATCTTcaccagcatcaaagaacccacacaggagagaaaccttttgaatgctcagaatgtggaaaaagATTCAATTCAAATACGTATCTTcaccagcatcaaagaacccacacaggagagaaaccttttgaatgttcagactgtggaaagagattcagtcagcgtTTCAGTCTTCGAATGCATCTAAGAACGCACAAGAGGGGAAACTGTATGACTGCTTAG